From one Lolium rigidum isolate FL_2022 chromosome 4, APGP_CSIRO_Lrig_0.1, whole genome shotgun sequence genomic stretch:
- the LOC124648764 gene encoding caffeoylshikimate esterase-like, which yields MDVEYHEEYVMNPRGVQLFTCGWLPASSSPKALVFLCHGYGMECRWEHCYFLSACGVKLAAAGFGVFGIDYEGHGKSTGARCYIQKFDHLVADCDRFFKSICDMEEYRRKSRFLYGESMGGAVALLLHRKDPTFWDGAVLAAPMCKISEKVKPHPVVVTLLTQVEELIPTWKIVPTKDVIDSAFKDPVKREKIRKNKLIYQDKPRLKTALELLRTSMDVEDSLSEVKMPFFILHGKADTVTDPEVSQALYERAASADKTIKLYPGMWHGLTAGEPDENVELVFADIVAWLKERSQDGRVRAPSEPATYRRPSNEFINVDSNSTLIRSQSQGQRRGCFPCGQCRM from the exons ATGGATGTGGAATACCACGAG GAATATGTGATGAATCCCAGGGGGGTGCAGCTCTTCACGTGCGGATGGCTGCCCGCTTCGTCCTCGCCCAAGGCGCTCGTCTTCCTTTGCCATG GGTATGGAATGGAATGCAGA TGGGAACACTGTTATTTCCTGTCAGCATGTGGGGTCAAGTTGGCCGCGGCGGGGTTCGGTGTGTTCGGCATCGACTATGAAGGCCATGGCAAGTCCACTGGTGCCAGATGCTACATCCAGAAGTTCGACCACCTTGTCGCAGACTGCGACcgtttcttcaagtccatctgcg ACATGGAGGAGTACAGAAGGAAAAGCCGGTTCCTGTACGGTGAGTCCATGGGCGGCGCCGTTGCTCTGCTGCTGCACAGGAAGGACCCGACCTTCTGGGACGGCGCCGTCCTTGCGGCCCCAATGTGCAAG ATATCGGAGAAGGTGAAACCGCATCCTGTGGTGGTCACCCTCCTGACGCAGGTGGAGGAGCTCATCCCGACGTGGAAGATCGTGCCGACGAAAGACGTCATCGACTCGGCATTCAAGGATCCTGTCAAGCGCGAAAAG ATCAGGAAGAACAAGCTCATCTACCAGGACAAGCCGCGGCTCAAGACGGCGCTGGAGCTGCTGAGAACCAGCATGGATGTCGAAGACAGCTTGTCGGAG GTGAAGATGCCCTTCTTCATCCTGCACGGCAAAGCTGACACGGTGACCGACCCGGAGGTGAGCCAGGCATTGTACGAGCGTGCCGCCAGCGCAGACAAGACTATCAAACTGTATCCAGGAATGTGGCACGGCCTCACCGCCGGTGAGCCTGACGAGAATGTGGAGCTGGTCTTTGCTGACATCGTCGCCTGGCTCAAGGAGCGTAGCCAGGACGGTCGGGTAAGAGCTCCATCAGAACCTGCAACTTACCGACGGCCGTCCAATGAGTTCATCAACGTTGACAGCAACAGCACTTTGATACGCAGCCAGTCTCAGGGTCAGCGGCGAGGCTGCTTCCCCTGTGGGCAATGTAGAAtgtaa
- the LOC124707739 gene encoding UDP-glucuronic acid decarboxylase 2-like, whose protein sequence is MASELTYRGGASPSAGAGAAAAYDAPKPASAKPLAWLPRAARYAAAEHRPVFALAGMLFAAAVFCFAAPSSPATAGATGAGAYSSGGVSSSLARFSVDPAAHNPARHFVGGKVPLGLKRKGLRVLVTGGAGFVGSHLVDRLVARGDSVIVVDNLFTGRKENVMHHFGNPNFEMIRHDVVEPILLEVDQIYHLACPASPVHYKYNPVKTIKTNVVGTLNMLGLAKRIGARFLLTSTSEVYGDPLQHPQVETYWGNVNPIGVRSCYDEGKRTAETLTMDYHRGANLEVRIARIFNTYGPRMCIDDGRVVSNFVAQALRKEPLTVYGDGKQTRSFQYVSDLVEGLMKLMEGEQIGPFNLGNPGEFTMLELAKVVQDTIDPNARIEFRENTQDDPHKRKPDITKAKELLGWEPKIALRDGLPLMVTDFRKRIFGDQDSAVTATGGQ, encoded by the exons ATGGCGTCGGAGCTGACCTACCGCGGCGGCGCGTCCCcgtccgccggcgccggcgctgccGCCGCCTACGACGCGCCCAAGCCCGCCAGCGCCAAGCCGCTCGCGTGGCTGCCCCGCGCCGCCCGCTACGCCGCGGCCGAGCACCGCCCGGTCTTCGCCCTCGCCGGGAtgctcttcgccgccgccgtcttctgCTTCGCCGCCCCCTCCagccccgccaccgccggcgccaccggcgccggcgcctaCTCCTCCGGCGGCGTCTCCAGCTCGCTCGCCCGCTTCTCCGTCGACCCGGCGGCGCACAACCCCGCGCGCCACTTCGTGGGCGGCAAGGTGCCCCTGGGCCTCAAGCGCAAGGGCCTCCGCGTCCTCGTCACCGGCGGCGCCGGCTTCGTCGgcagccacctcgtcgaccgccTCGTCGCGCGCGGCGAcagcgtcatcgtcgtcgacaacctcttcACGGGACGCAAGGAGAACGTCATGCACCACTTCGGCAACCCAAACTTCGAGATGATCCGCCACGACGTCGTCGAGCCCATCCTCCTCGAGGTCGACCAGATCTACCACCTCGCCTGCCCCGCGTCGCCCGTACACTACAAGTACAACCCCGTCAAGACAATC AAGACCAATGTGGTTGGTACACTCAACATGCTCGGATTGGCAAAGAGGATCGGAGCGAGGTTCCTCCTCACCAGCACCAGTGAGGTCTATGGTGATCCCCTGCAGCACCCTCAGGTGGAGACCTACTGGGGCAATGTCAACCCCATTG GTGTCAGGAGCTGCTACGATGAGGGCAAGCGTACAGCTGAAACATTGACCATGGACTACCACCGAGGTGCCAACCTTGAG GTTAGGATTGCTCGGATCTTCAACACATATGGCCCACGTATGTGCATTGACGATGGCCGTGTTGTCAGCAACTTTGTTGCTCAG GCTCTAAGGAAGGAGCCTTTGACGGTTTATGGTGATGGCAAGCAGACCAGGAGTTTCCAATACGTTTCTGATCTG GTTGAGGGGTTGATGAAGCTGATGGAAGGGGAGCAGATTGGGCCATTCAACTTGGGTAACCCTGGTGAGTTCACCATGCTGGAGCTGGCCAAGGTTGTCCAGGACACCATCGACCCAAATGCGCGGATTGAGTTCCGTGAGAACACTCAGGACGACCCGCACAAGCGCAAGCCAGACatcaccaaagccaaggagctcctcgGGTGGGAGCCAAAGATCGCCCTCCGTGACGGTCTTCCCCTCATGGTCACTGACTTCCGCAAGCGGATCTTCGGCGACCAAGATAGTGCCGTCACCGCCACTGGAGGCCAATAA